One genomic segment of Lodderomyces beijingensis strain CBS 14171 genome assembly, chromosome: 6 includes these proteins:
- a CDS encoding mitochondrial 54S ribosomal protein uL22m: protein MNRWSFLARPVLQSSSRSHISYRQLAISRISHASNPFGKLTSLKQKDTTAATTTQTQTQTKAVEGGEDTIVKNEDGEVDIKSITPRNDVQLREYHAEKAAKVREANSLESMIHPLKLALFNKVVAEHGFFKNDQIVQHEGRALRFHLTPEEIEVLEPSIFLHSYRIKSSMKKATVVNRFVRGMELKTAITQLHFNPKKMATELEKLLKNGLEQARQQEYDVDRVYIARLWTGSDGDWKKRADIKGRGRCGIIQHRYVHLKCVLKTQQTKLRIAWEKAEKEKARKPKMYLNNEPLNIKVRGWYKW from the coding sequence ATGAATCGGTGGTCGTTCCTAGCTAGGCCAGTGCTACAGTCATCGTCAAGATCACATATATCGTACAGACAACTTGCCATTTCTCGAATCAGCCATGCTTCGAATCCATTTGGAAAGCTCACATCGCTCAAACAGAAAGACACCACtgcagccaccaccacccagaCACAGACACAGACAAAAGCAGTAGAGGGGGGAGAAGATACCATAGTCAAGAACGAGGACGGAGAAGTCGACATCAAGTCGATAACGCCGCGGAACGACGTGCAATTGCGCGAGTACCACGCAGAGAAAGCAGCCAAGGTCCGCGAAGCCAACTCGCTCGAGTCGATGATCCACCCGTTGAAACTTGcgcttttcaacaaggtaGTTGCCGAGCAcggttttttcaaaaacgacCAGATTGTGCAACACGAGGGACGAGCATTGCGATTCCATTTGACACCggaggagattgaagttTTGGAGCCGTCGATTTTCCTCCACTCTTACCGGATCAAGTCGTCGATGAAGAAGGCCACTGTCGTCAACCGATTTGTGCGCGGGATGGAGCTCAAGACCGCCATCACGCAGCTCCatttcaaccccaagaaAATGGCTActgagttggagaagttgttgaagaatggCTTGGAGCAAGCACGCCAGCAAGAGTATGATGTCGATCGCGTTTATATTGCGCGGTTGTGGACTGGTAGTGACGGAGactggaaaaagagagctgATATCAAGGGAAGAGGCAGATGTGGGATCATCCAGCATCGTTATGTCCACTTGAAGTGCGTGTTAAAGACTCAACAGACCAAGTTGCGGATTGCTTGGGAAAAAGccgagaaggaaaaagccCGCAAACCTAAGATGTATTTGAATAATGAGCCGTTGAACATCAAGGTGAGAGGCTGGTATAAATGGTAA